Proteins from one Pontibacter korlensis genomic window:
- a CDS encoding aminotransferase class IV, with the protein MHSNPNYAYVRGQVVPLDQAFLHISDLAIQRGYGVFDYFRVHNGRPVFLDDYLMRLQESAKALHMEVPLSDEELKEVILDIISKNDIPVSGIKMILTGGYSANGYDPAEPSLVILQQPMALPSSELVEKGIKIITHDYVREVPRAKTINYTMGIRLIDEIRQQGAHDVLYERNGVVTEFPRCNLFIVKHDDTVITPAENVLLGVTRKNVLALADQKYKAVEGEVTVEDIYQAKEVFLTSTTKRILPIVQVNDQVIGSGKPGAVTLDLLQALIKLEEAYFSLAV; encoded by the coding sequence ATGCACTCAAACCCTAACTATGCCTACGTCCGCGGCCAGGTGGTGCCGTTAGATCAAGCTTTTCTGCACATTAGTGACCTTGCCATACAAAGAGGTTACGGCGTTTTTGACTACTTCAGAGTGCATAATGGTCGCCCTGTTTTTCTGGATGATTACCTAATGCGCCTTCAGGAGTCGGCAAAGGCTTTGCATATGGAGGTACCGCTATCTGATGAGGAGTTGAAGGAGGTGATACTGGACATCATCAGCAAGAACGATATTCCGGTTTCAGGTATCAAGATGATTCTGACAGGGGGCTACTCTGCTAATGGCTATGATCCGGCTGAGCCTAGCTTAGTCATACTTCAGCAACCGATGGCACTTCCAAGCTCTGAATTAGTTGAAAAGGGAATAAAGATCATCACCCATGATTATGTGCGGGAGGTGCCAAGAGCCAAAACCATCAACTATACTATGGGCATCCGTCTGATAGATGAGATCAGGCAGCAAGGGGCACATGATGTGCTTTACGAGCGAAATGGGGTGGTAACCGAGTTTCCGCGCTGCAACCTGTTTATAGTGAAGCATGATGACACGGTAATCACTCCGGCAGAGAATGTGCTGCTTGGCGTAACGCGAAAGAACGTGCTGGCCCTTGCCGATCAGAAGTATAAAGCTGTTGAAGGAGAGGTGACAGTTGAGGACATCTACCAGGCTAAAGAGGTGTTCCTGACTAGTACCACCAAAAGAATTTTACCGATAGTTCAGGTGAACGATCAGGTTATCGGAAGCGGTAAGCCAGGAGCTGTAACCTTAGACCTTTTGCAGGCCCTTATAAAGCTTGAAGAGGCATATTTCTCTTTAGCTGTTTAA
- the ilvC gene encoding ketol-acid reductoisomerase, giving the protein MATINFGGVDETVITRDEFPLAKAQEVLKDEVIAVIGYGVQGPGQALNLRDNGFNVIVGQRKDSASWEKAKSDGWVEGETLFTIEEAAERGTIIANLLSDAGQIAVWPTLQERLKPGKTLYFSHGFGITFKEHTSIVPSADVDVILVAPKGSGTSLRRLYLAGGGLNSSFAVYQNATGKAYEKAVAMGIGVGSGYLFETDFKKEVYSDLTGERGVLMGALAGIIEAQYQVLRQRGHSPSEAFNETVEELTQSLVPLVGENGMDWMFSNCSVTAQRGALDWKGKFREATLPVLNELYDSVASGKEAERTIQRGSTPGYRKELEAELTELRESELWQTGATVRKLRSK; this is encoded by the coding sequence ATGGCAACTATCAATTTTGGAGGAGTAGACGAAACCGTAATCACACGCGATGAATTTCCACTAGCTAAGGCACAGGAAGTGCTGAAAGATGAGGTAATAGCCGTGATCGGATACGGTGTGCAGGGCCCTGGCCAGGCGCTGAACCTGAGAGACAACGGGTTTAACGTTATTGTGGGGCAGCGTAAAGATTCCGCCTCCTGGGAGAAAGCAAAGAGCGATGGCTGGGTGGAAGGCGAGACGCTTTTCACAATTGAGGAAGCGGCAGAGCGCGGAACAATCATTGCTAACCTCTTGTCGGATGCCGGACAAATTGCGGTGTGGCCAACACTACAAGAAAGGCTGAAGCCAGGCAAGACCTTATATTTCTCTCACGGATTCGGCATCACCTTCAAAGAGCACACCAGCATTGTGCCATCTGCCGATGTTGATGTAATCCTGGTAGCGCCAAAAGGTAGCGGCACTAGCCTGCGCAGACTATACCTGGCTGGCGGCGGCCTGAACTCTTCTTTTGCCGTGTATCAGAATGCTACTGGTAAAGCTTATGAGAAAGCGGTAGCAATGGGTATAGGTGTTGGCTCTGGCTATCTTTTCGAGACTGATTTTAAGAAAGAAGTATACAGCGACCTTACAGGTGAGCGTGGTGTGCTGATGGGTGCCCTGGCAGGAATCATCGAAGCTCAGTACCAGGTGCTGCGTCAGCGTGGTCACTCTCCGTCCGAGGCGTTCAACGAAACTGTAGAAGAGCTTACTCAAAGCCTTGTGCCATTGGTTGGTGAAAACGGTATGGACTGGATGTTCTCTAACTGCTCAGTTACCGCACAACGTGGTGCCTTGGATTGGAAAGGCAAATTCAGAGAAGCAACGCTTCCTGTGTTAAATGAATTATATGACAGCGTAGCTTCTGGTAAAGAGGCTGAGCGCACCATCCAGCGTGGTTCTACACCAGGTTACCGTAAGGAACTGGAGGCAGAGCTGACGGAGCTGCGTGAATCAGAATTATGGCAAACAGGAGCAACGGTACGTAAACTCCGCTCCAAGTAA
- the ilvN gene encoding acetolactate synthase small subunit: MSNQNHTDKQEFNITVYTENHIGLLNRIAIIFSRRKINIESLNTSPSEVEGIHRFSILIKESEEVVRKIAGQIEKQVEVLKVYYNTNEEVIWQEMALYKVPTDVIAERAVVERLLRENGARAVVIRKDYTVFETTGHREETDNLIKVLEPYGLIEFVRSARIAIIKDSEGFHKKLQEFEQSEPGHEVVENEYLSSREKVFTM; this comes from the coding sequence ATGAGTAATCAAAACCATACCGATAAGCAGGAATTCAACATCACGGTGTACACCGAAAACCATATTGGTTTGTTGAACCGCATCGCCATCATTTTCTCCAGGAGAAAAATCAACATCGAAAGCCTGAATACCTCACCTTCAGAAGTTGAGGGCATCCACCGCTTCAGCATCCTGATAAAGGAATCAGAAGAGGTAGTACGGAAAATTGCCGGCCAGATTGAGAAGCAGGTAGAGGTGCTGAAAGTATACTACAACACCAATGAGGAGGTAATTTGGCAGGAGATGGCGCTTTATAAAGTGCCGACTGATGTAATTGCCGAGCGGGCGGTAGTAGAGCGCTTGCTGCGTGAAAACGGTGCCCGTGCCGTCGTGATCCGGAAGGACTATACTGTATTTGAAACTACTGGCCACCGGGAGGAAACAGACAACCTGATAAAAGTGCTGGAACCTTACGGCCTGATCGAGTTCGTACGCAGTGCCCGCATCGCCATTATCAAAGACAGCGAGGGCTTCCATAAAAAGCTGCAGGAGTTTGAGCAGAGCGAGCCGGGGCATGAGGTAGTTGAGAACGAATACCTGAGCAGCCGTGAGAAAGTCTTTACCATGTAA
- the ilvA gene encoding threonine ammonia-lyase IlvA produces the protein MMDKDVAVVDTFVALENVQKAAMNLRGVIYKTPLLQNHWLSQTYGANIYLKREDLQVVRSYKIRGAYNKISTLPAEQAEREIVCSSAGNHAQGVAYACQLLGIKGYIFMPANTPAQKVGKVRLFGKDKVEVVLIGNTYDDTYAAAKDFCDSRGCTFIHPFDDMAIVEGQATVGLEVLQDAHFSIDYCFMPIGGGGLASGVASVFKQLSPNTKLVGVQPLGAPSMYKSIKEDKRQALESIESFVDGAAVKCPGELTFSLCRELLDDVVLVPEGQVCEDLLKMYNEEGIVLEPAGTLTVSVLKTYADKIAGKNVVCVISGSNNDITRMEDIKERAMQHQGLKHYFMVTFNQKPGALRTFVNQVLHPGDDIIHFQYIKKNNKEKGPVFVGIEVKQPHDVENIKHRMAEEGFAYEYLNGKQDFLNLLV, from the coding sequence ATGATGGATAAAGATGTAGCTGTTGTTGATACCTTTGTGGCCCTGGAGAATGTGCAGAAGGCGGCCATGAACCTGAGGGGGGTGATCTACAAAACACCTCTGTTGCAGAACCATTGGCTCTCGCAGACATATGGTGCTAATATTTACCTGAAGCGTGAGGATTTGCAGGTTGTGCGATCTTATAAAATCAGGGGGGCATACAACAAAATCTCGACGCTGCCTGCTGAGCAAGCGGAGCGGGAGATTGTATGCTCGAGTGCCGGTAACCATGCCCAGGGAGTGGCTTATGCCTGCCAACTACTCGGTATTAAAGGCTACATCTTTATGCCTGCCAACACACCTGCCCAAAAGGTGGGAAAGGTACGGCTTTTCGGGAAAGACAAAGTAGAGGTTGTATTAATAGGCAACACTTACGATGATACCTACGCTGCAGCGAAAGATTTCTGCGACAGCCGTGGCTGTACCTTCATTCACCCCTTCGACGATATGGCTATTGTGGAGGGACAGGCAACCGTGGGACTAGAGGTACTGCAGGATGCTCATTTCTCCATCGACTATTGCTTTATGCCGATAGGTGGCGGTGGTTTGGCATCTGGAGTAGCCAGCGTGTTTAAGCAGCTGAGTCCGAACACGAAACTCGTAGGAGTACAGCCGCTAGGAGCACCTTCCATGTACAAATCTATCAAGGAGGATAAGCGGCAAGCGCTGGAAAGTATAGAGAGCTTTGTAGATGGTGCCGCCGTTAAATGCCCTGGCGAGCTAACTTTTTCGCTTTGCCGTGAGCTTTTAGATGATGTGGTGCTGGTGCCGGAAGGGCAGGTTTGTGAAGACCTCCTGAAGATGTATAACGAGGAGGGCATTGTGCTGGAGCCAGCTGGTACGCTTACCGTGTCGGTACTGAAAACCTACGCCGATAAAATTGCCGGTAAGAATGTAGTCTGCGTGATAAGCGGCAGCAACAATGATATTACCCGCATGGAGGACATCAAGGAGCGAGCCATGCAGCACCAGGGGCTGAAGCACTACTTTATGGTTACGTTTAACCAGAAGCCTGGAGCACTCCGTACTTTCGTAAATCAGGTGCTGCACCCCGGAGATGACATCATCCACTTCCAGTACATCAAAAAGAACAACAAAGAAAAAGGACCTGTATTTGTCGGTATAGAGGTAAAGCAGCCACACGATGTAGAAAATATTAAGCACCGTATGGCAGAAGAAGGTTTTGCTTATGAGTACCTGAACGGCAAGCAAGACTTCCTGAATTTGTTGGTGTAA
- the ilvD gene encoding dihydroxy-acid dehydratase, whose amino-acid sequence MALNKYSRIYTQDDSLPASQAMLIGSGLSEADLRKPFVGICSTGFDGNTCNMHLNALADDVKQGVNQHGMVGLRFNTIGVSDGITNGTPGMRYSLVSREIIADSIETITGAHNYDALTCVVGCDKNMPGSLMAMARLNRPSLMVYGGTIKGGDFKGEKLNIVSCFEAYGKKLNGTISDEDYRGIIRNACPGPGACGGMYTANTMASAAEALGMSIPFSSSAPAVSAEKQAECLSTGQYLLRLLERDIKPRDILVREAFENALVLITVLGGSTNAVLHLIAIAHAAGVKLTLEDFQQVSNRVPVLADLKPSGKYLMEDLSAFGGVPAVMRTLLDEKLLTGDLLTVTGQTLAENLADVKPLGQEQDLLRPLSNPIKVDGHIQTLYGNLAPKGAVAKISGKEGHRFEGPAIVFNSEEELNEGITLGKIQPGHVVVIRYVGPKGGPGMPEMLKPTSAIMGAGLGDKVALITDGRFSGGTHGFVIGHVCPEAYDGGTIALVENDDLITLDATINSIHLHVDEALLQLRRDSWQQPKANVQQGVLLKYVRTVSDASNGCITDLEEAHVNERETSSSIARAN is encoded by the coding sequence ATGGCATTAAATAAATACAGCCGCATCTATACCCAGGACGACAGCCTTCCGGCATCGCAGGCCATGCTCATAGGCTCAGGTCTGTCGGAAGCTGATCTTCGCAAGCCCTTTGTAGGCATCTGCTCTACAGGCTTTGATGGTAATACCTGCAATATGCATCTCAATGCTTTGGCCGATGATGTAAAGCAGGGTGTAAACCAGCATGGGATGGTGGGGCTGCGCTTTAACACCATTGGCGTAAGCGATGGCATAACCAACGGTACACCGGGTATGCGTTACTCTTTGGTATCGCGCGAAATCATAGCTGATTCTATAGAAACTATCACCGGTGCCCATAATTATGATGCCTTGACTTGTGTGGTAGGCTGTGACAAAAACATGCCGGGCTCTCTGATGGCAATGGCTCGCCTGAACCGTCCATCGCTTATGGTATATGGCGGTACCATCAAAGGTGGAGACTTCAAAGGAGAAAAGCTCAATATCGTGTCTTGCTTCGAGGCTTACGGCAAGAAGTTGAACGGTACCATCTCTGATGAAGATTATCGTGGCATTATCCGCAACGCCTGCCCTGGCCCGGGTGCCTGTGGTGGCATGTATACGGCTAACACCATGGCTTCTGCTGCAGAGGCACTGGGTATGTCTATTCCTTTTTCCTCATCTGCTCCGGCAGTTAGTGCCGAGAAACAGGCTGAATGCCTAAGCACAGGCCAATACTTGCTGCGCCTGCTCGAGCGCGACATCAAGCCAAGAGATATACTTGTTCGCGAGGCTTTTGAGAATGCGCTGGTACTGATAACCGTGCTGGGCGGCTCTACCAATGCAGTATTGCATCTGATTGCCATTGCGCATGCAGCTGGTGTGAAGCTTACGCTGGAGGACTTTCAGCAGGTAAGCAATCGGGTGCCTGTTTTGGCTGATCTTAAACCGAGTGGTAAGTACCTGATGGAGGACCTTTCTGCCTTCGGTGGCGTTCCGGCCGTGATGCGCACCCTGTTGGATGAAAAGCTTCTGACTGGTGACTTGCTAACTGTAACGGGCCAGACGCTGGCTGAAAACCTGGCGGATGTGAAGCCACTGGGGCAGGAGCAGGATTTGTTGCGCCCTCTTTCAAACCCTATCAAAGTAGATGGCCATATCCAGACGCTGTATGGTAATCTGGCTCCGAAGGGTGCTGTGGCCAAGATCTCTGGCAAAGAGGGGCATAGGTTCGAAGGACCGGCCATTGTTTTCAATTCGGAAGAAGAGCTGAATGAAGGTATAACGCTGGGTAAAATACAGCCTGGCCACGTCGTCGTCATCCGCTATGTAGGTCCGAAAGGTGGACCAGGTATGCCTGAAATGCTGAAGCCAACTTCTGCCATTATGGGGGCTGGCTTAGGAGATAAGGTAGCCCTGATTACGGATGGTCGCTTCTCTGGCGGTACACATGGCTTTGTGATCGGACATGTTTGTCCTGAAGCTTACGATGGCGGTACGATCGCTCTGGTGGAGAATGATGACCTCATTACACTGGATGCTACCATCAACAGTATTCACCTGCACGTGGATGAGGCGTTGCTCCAACTACGCCGCGATAGCTGGCAGCAACCAAAAGCTAATGTACAGCAGGGAGTGTTGCTGAAGTATGTCAGAACCGTGAGCGACGCAAGTAACGGATGTATAACCGATTTAGAGGAAGCCCATGTTAACGAAAGAGAAACAAGTAGCAGCATCGCCAGAGCAAACTAA
- the ilvB gene encoding biosynthetic-type acetolactate synthase large subunit, with protein MLTKEKQVAASPEQTKTISGAEALILALLEEKVDTIFGYPGGAIMPVYDALFDYTDKLNHVLVRHEQGAIHAGQGYARSSGKVGVVFATSGPGATNLVTGLADAQIDSTPLVCITGQVFAHLLGTDAFQETDILNITTPVTKWNYQVTDANEIPEVMAKAFYIAKSGRPGPVLIDISKNAQLQKFDFAGYTPCKHIRSYRPKPIVRHEYIAQAAEVINQAKKPFVLWGQGVMLGSAEKEFRTFIEKSGIPAAWTILGAGALPSDHPQNVGMLGMHGNYGPNVLTNECDVLIAIGMRFDDRVTGRLDKYARQAKIIHLDIDPTEIGKNVPVAVPVWGDCKETLPLLTELVEAKEHTDWLQLFREYNDREIEAVIQEELFPTSEELTMGEVMQQLNEQTAGDAIVVSDVGQHQMVACRYARLNHTRSNITSGGLGTMGFALPAAIGAKFGTPDRTVVAVIGDGGFQMTLQELGTIMQSGVDVKLLILNNQFLGMVRQWQELFHDRRYSFVDIASPDYVKVASGYGISGKSISKREELKDALQEMLSHKGSFLLEVMVTKENNVFPMVPQGCSVSEIRLK; from the coding sequence ATGTTAACGAAAGAGAAACAAGTAGCAGCATCGCCAGAGCAAACTAAAACCATCTCAGGTGCCGAGGCACTTATACTTGCCTTACTGGAAGAGAAGGTGGATACCATATTCGGGTATCCTGGCGGTGCCATAATGCCTGTGTATGATGCTTTGTTCGACTACACAGATAAGCTGAATCATGTACTGGTGCGTCACGAGCAGGGCGCTATACATGCAGGTCAGGGCTATGCGCGATCTTCGGGTAAGGTGGGCGTAGTGTTTGCCACCAGCGGACCGGGTGCTACCAACCTTGTAACCGGACTGGCAGATGCCCAGATCGATAGTACGCCATTAGTTTGTATTACTGGTCAGGTGTTCGCCCATTTATTGGGTACAGACGCTTTTCAGGAAACGGATATATTGAACATCACCACACCGGTTACCAAGTGGAACTACCAGGTAACCGATGCCAATGAAATACCGGAGGTGATGGCGAAGGCATTTTACATTGCCAAGAGCGGTCGTCCGGGGCCAGTACTGATTGATATCTCTAAAAATGCCCAGCTGCAGAAGTTTGACTTTGCTGGCTACACTCCTTGCAAGCACATCCGCAGCTATCGACCCAAGCCTATCGTAAGGCACGAGTACATTGCGCAGGCTGCTGAGGTGATCAACCAGGCAAAGAAGCCATTCGTGCTGTGGGGCCAGGGAGTTATGCTGGGTTCGGCTGAGAAAGAGTTTAGGACTTTCATCGAAAAGAGTGGTATACCTGCTGCCTGGACTATTTTAGGGGCAGGAGCACTTCCTTCGGACCATCCGCAAAATGTAGGTATGCTGGGCATGCATGGCAACTACGGGCCTAACGTGCTCACCAACGAGTGCGACGTACTTATTGCCATCGGAATGCGCTTCGATGACCGCGTTACCGGGAGGCTGGACAAGTATGCCAGACAGGCTAAAATCATCCACCTGGATATTGATCCTACCGAAATTGGCAAAAACGTGCCGGTAGCAGTACCAGTGTGGGGTGATTGCAAAGAAACACTGCCCTTACTAACCGAACTAGTAGAGGCAAAAGAACATACCGATTGGCTGCAGCTATTCCGGGAGTATAACGACCGCGAAATAGAAGCTGTGATACAAGAAGAGCTATTCCCAACCTCAGAAGAGCTGACAATGGGAGAGGTGATGCAACAGCTGAACGAGCAAACAGCCGGTGATGCCATTGTGGTTTCAGATGTGGGGCAGCACCAGATGGTGGCTTGCCGCTATGCCAGACTCAACCACACCCGCAGCAACATTACCAGCGGCGGGCTGGGCACCATGGGCTTTGCGCTGCCAGCTGCCATCGGAGCCAAATTCGGCACTCCGGACAGAACAGTGGTGGCTGTTATAGGCGACGGTGGCTTCCAGATGACATTGCAGGAACTGGGTACTATTATGCAGAGTGGAGTAGATGTGAAACTACTGATCCTCAACAACCAGTTTCTGGGCATGGTGCGACAGTGGCAGGAGTTGTTCCACGATCGTCGCTACTCTTTTGTAGACATCGCCAGTCCTGACTATGTGAAGGTAGCCAGCGGCTATGGCATCAGCGGAAAAAGCATCAGCAAACGGGAAGAGCTAAAGGACGCCCTGCAGGAAATGCTATCGCATAAAGGCTCTTTCTTGTTAGAGGTGATGGTAACCAAAGAAAACAATGTGTTTCCAATGGTGCCACAAGGGTGTAGTGTAAGCGAAATCAGGCTGAAATAG
- a CDS encoding branched-chain amino acid transaminase has protein sequence MYFDSNTLAYLDGAYVKANEASCSVYAQTLHYGYSVFEGIRSYKTPNGPQIFKAKEHYERLHYSCQTVGLPLEYSVEELTEITYKLLELNNLQDAYIRPLVFAGTPNMSLTTAQKSNLLIAVWEWGKYLGDKTLRLMISPYERPNPKSVPIEAKVAGHYVNSTIACSDAKAKGYDEALLLDMNGFVAEGPGANFFYEKDGELFTAPPGSILRGITRNTIIDLAREAGITVHEKFFTPDVLFNEAEAAFMTGTAAEVVGVQSINEHVFSKPYKESIGALLADKYAALVTGCLTPTLEI, from the coding sequence ATGTACTTTGACAGTAACACGCTAGCCTATCTCGACGGAGCCTATGTAAAAGCTAATGAAGCTTCCTGCTCCGTTTATGCACAAACTCTACATTACGGCTACTCTGTTTTCGAGGGAATCCGTTCTTACAAAACACCAAACGGGCCGCAGATCTTCAAAGCCAAAGAGCACTATGAGCGCCTGCACTACTCTTGCCAGACTGTGGGGCTCCCGCTGGAGTACTCAGTAGAGGAGTTAACAGAAATTACTTATAAGCTACTGGAGCTAAATAACCTGCAGGATGCCTACATCCGTCCGTTGGTATTTGCTGGTACACCCAACATGAGCCTGACGACTGCACAGAAAAGCAATCTGCTGATAGCAGTTTGGGAATGGGGCAAGTACCTCGGCGACAAAACGCTGCGCCTGATGATATCTCCCTATGAGCGACCTAACCCCAAATCGGTTCCTATTGAGGCCAAGGTGGCCGGGCACTATGTAAACTCGACCATAGCTTGTTCCGATGCCAAAGCCAAAGGCTATGACGAGGCTCTTTTGCTTGACATGAATGGTTTTGTAGCAGAAGGCCCTGGTGCCAACTTCTTCTATGAGAAAGATGGAGAGCTGTTTACCGCGCCTCCAGGCAGTATTCTTCGTGGTATCACCCGCAACACCATTATTGACCTGGCGCGAGAGGCTGGCATTACAGTGCACGAGAAGTTCTTTACGCCAGATGTGCTTTTTAATGAGGCGGAGGCTGCTTTCATGACGGGTACTGCTGCAGAGGTAGTAGGGGTGCAGTCAATCAACGAGCATGTATTCTCCAAACCTTACAAGGAAAGTATAGGAGCCCTTCTGGCTGATAAGTATGCAGCCTTGGTTACTGGTTGCCTGACTCCTACACTAGAGATTTAG
- a CDS encoding ATP-binding cassette domain-containing protein, with protein MPSSQPILTLDNITVRNLNKTLFTNLSFTVNKGEHWALIGESSSGATDLLQTLTGKYNVTRGSISHTYYEEYLQRNPQQTLPFTHHDLLAEVMQKHNFKNLSSNSTEFYYQQRYHASDSEDAPTVAAYLSDSKPATTIPSFWTQEQVVLTFSLEKLLDKQLIKLSNGETKRLLLAAALLKNPKVLLLDYPLTGLDVETRSIFSKIIQQITKSGITVIMSASATEVPAGITHVAIMEDHKIGQAIPLAFYTPAQVTTTLIDTIKVQELQELLYTDSAAQFDTIVQMEDVSIKYGEKLVLDSINWHIQQGDQWALLGHNGAGKSTLLSLITGDNPQSYAQKIVLFDRRRGSGETIWDIKKRIGFVSPELYQYFPHQNTCLEVVESGFHDTLGLTRGSDAVNAEKAFRWMRIFGMEQEAHKLLRDVSTDVQRLCLLARAIVKNPPLLILDEPCQGMNQHQKLQFKKLLDTICTHSNTTLVYVTHYPEEIPDSVTKVLQLKEGKVVSREITELVE; from the coding sequence ATGCCCAGTTCTCAACCTATACTTACCCTTGATAACATCACCGTTCGTAACCTGAACAAAACCCTGTTTACTAACCTTAGCTTTACAGTAAACAAAGGCGAACATTGGGCGCTAATTGGAGAAAGTAGTTCTGGAGCAACAGACTTGTTGCAAACTCTAACCGGTAAGTATAATGTAACAAGAGGCAGCATAAGCCATACTTATTATGAAGAGTATCTGCAGCGGAACCCGCAACAGACGCTACCTTTTACCCATCATGACTTGCTGGCAGAGGTGATGCAGAAGCATAACTTCAAAAACCTGTCCTCCAACTCTACGGAGTTTTATTATCAGCAACGCTACCATGCTTCAGACTCAGAAGATGCCCCTACAGTAGCAGCTTATCTTTCTGATAGCAAACCCGCCACTACTATACCTTCATTTTGGACACAGGAACAGGTTGTGCTTACTTTCAGCCTGGAAAAGCTACTGGATAAGCAGCTGATCAAGTTATCGAATGGTGAAACCAAGAGATTGTTGCTGGCAGCTGCATTGCTGAAGAACCCCAAAGTATTGCTTCTAGACTATCCACTGACGGGGCTTGATGTAGAAACGCGCTCTATATTCAGTAAGATTATCCAACAAATTACCAAGTCTGGTATAACTGTTATCATGAGCGCTTCCGCTACTGAAGTTCCGGCAGGAATAACACATGTAGCTATCATGGAGGATCACAAGATAGGGCAGGCCATACCTCTGGCTTTTTACACGCCTGCGCAGGTAACAACTACTCTGATTGATACTATAAAAGTACAGGAACTGCAGGAGCTACTTTATACTGATTCGGCAGCACAGTTCGACACTATTGTGCAGATGGAGGATGTATCAATCAAGTATGGCGAAAAGCTAGTGCTGGACAGTATAAACTGGCACATTCAGCAGGGCGATCAATGGGCACTTTTGGGGCATAACGGCGCAGGTAAGTCTACTTTACTTAGCCTGATCACAGGAGATAACCCGCAGTCTTACGCTCAAAAGATCGTCCTCTTTGATCGCAGAAGGGGCAGCGGTGAAACTATCTGGGATATCAAGAAGAGAATCGGTTTTGTGTCTCCAGAGCTGTACCAGTACTTCCCACACCAAAACACTTGCCTGGAGGTGGTGGAATCCGGCTTTCATGACACATTAGGCCTTACGCGTGGTAGTGATGCAGTTAATGCGGAGAAAGCCTTTCGTTGGATGAGGATTTTTGGGATGGAGCAAGAAGCACACAAGTTGTTAAGGGACGTATCGACTGACGTACAACGGCTATGCTTGCTTGCCAGAGCGATAGTGAAAAATCCGCCCTTGCTTATTTTAGATGAGCCTTGCCAGGGTATGAATCAGCACCAGAAGCTACAGTTTAAAAAACTACTGGATACTATCTGTACTCACAGTAATACCACACTTGTCTACGTAACGCACTACCCAGAAGAGATTCCTGATTCGGTAACTAAAGTGCTGCAGTTGAAGGAAGGAAAAGTTGTAAGCAGGGAAATCACAGAACTGGTTGAGTAG